A part of Lactobacillus sp. ESL0700 genomic DNA contains:
- a CDS encoding LiaF domain-containing protein, whose product MKKQKIRELFWGIALLGAAIFLIMNQLNLFSFRLNFWTIFWTIIFGACLIEGLTNRSIGGTIFSIAFLLIVYAQPLKITKIVPWTVLLAACLITGGLHMIFPHKRHHTHVYINGHNVNGGWSKFGTEKSFHADHVFDSSSQDVDEQDIVVNQKLSDVSRYVRSQSLRSVTINSLMGDAKVYLDAAKPATDTVIVDINSSMSDVSLYIPLSWHVDDQMSSIFGDVEINGSSNGGGPTLVLTGNSKFGDVEINYV is encoded by the coding sequence ATGAAAAAGCAAAAGATTAGAGAACTGTTTTGGGGAATAGCATTACTTGGAGCAGCAATCTTTTTAATCATGAATCAGTTAAATTTGTTTTCGTTTCGGCTAAATTTTTGGACGATTTTTTGGACAATTATTTTTGGTGCGTGCTTGATTGAAGGCCTGACTAATCGCAGTATTGGCGGCACGATTTTTTCAATTGCCTTTTTGTTAATTGTGTATGCCCAGCCACTAAAAATCACTAAGATTGTCCCGTGGACTGTCTTACTGGCGGCATGTTTAATCACTGGTGGCCTGCACATGATTTTTCCGCACAAACGGCACCATACGCATGTGTATATTAACGGACATAATGTCAATGGTGGTTGGTCAAAGTTTGGTACAGAAAAGTCATTTCACGCCGATCATGTTTTTGACAGTAGCAGTCAGGATGTAGACGAGCAAGATATTGTGGTTAATCAAAAGCTGTCTGATGTTTCGCGGTATGTTCGCTCGCAGAGTTTGCGCAGTGTTACCATCAATTCGTTAATGGGGGATGCCAAGGTTTATCTTGATGCAGCTAAGCCGGCAACTGATACGGTAATTGTAGATATTAATTCATCAATGAGTGATGTCTCACTTTATATTCCGTTATCGTGGCATGTTGATGACCAGATGTCGTCAATTTTCGGCGATGTTGAAATTAATGGCAGCTCTAATGGCGGTGGGCCAACGCTAGTGTTAACTGGCAATAGTAAGTTTGGCGATGTAGAAATTAATTACGTTTAA
- a CDS encoding LytTR family DNA-binding domain-containing protein: MKVKIDLDPDVTEPVVTIQAKELSPEIERIYRQLQEVSQRPDQLECYKDDVSYYLDLNDILFFETEDRQVVAHTGRDSFSVNYKLYELENLLSSQFMRVSKSTILNLKQVYSLTRSITNCQVHFHDTYKTVYVSRHYYHSLSDRLNERRPL; the protein is encoded by the coding sequence ATGAAAGTAAAAATTGACCTTGACCCTGATGTGACCGAACCAGTGGTAACAATTCAAGCAAAAGAATTATCGCCAGAAATTGAGCGGATCTATCGGCAGTTGCAGGAAGTCAGTCAAAGGCCTGACCAGCTTGAATGTTATAAAGATGACGTTTCATATTATTTGGATTTAAATGACATTTTGTTTTTTGAAACAGAAGATCGGCAAGTGGTTGCACATACGGGACGTGATTCGTTCAGCGTTAACTATAAATTATACGAATTAGAGAACTTATTGAGCAGTCAGTTTATGCGCGTTTCCAAATCCACGATTTTGAATTTGAAGCAAGTATATTCATTGACTAGGTCTATTACTAACTGTCAGGTACACTTTCATGATACTTACAAAACTGTCTATGTTTCACGCCACTATTACCACAGCTTGAGTGATCGATTAAACGAGAGAAGGCCATTATAA
- the purB gene encoding adenylosuccinate lyase: protein MLERYTRPKMGEIWTDENKYAAWLKVEIAATNAWSELGEVPAADAAKIAKNASFTAQRVAELEQVTHHDVVAFTRTVSESLGPEKKWVHFGLTSTDVVDTAQGYILKQADAIIRQDLLALKETIAAKALKYKDTVEMGRTHGVQAEPTTFGLKLARWYAEINRDIDRFEHAAKGVESGKISGAVGTFANVPPAVEASVMKQLGLTRQPITSQILPRDLHAEYIATLALIATSIENWATEVRGLQRSEIHEVEEHFRAGQKGSSAMPHKRNPIGSENLCGMARVLRGNIVTAYEDVTLWHERDISHSSAERVILPDTTIGIDYMLDRFNRILTNLDVFPETMLKNMDKTYGLIYSQRLLLKLIDEAGLSREAAYDMVQKLTTKSWQDGISFRKLVEDSQIMNYLSEDDVADAFDYHYHLRHVDEIFHQVGLE, encoded by the coding sequence ATGCTTGAACGCTACACACGCCCGAAAATGGGTGAAATTTGGACAGATGAAAATAAATATGCGGCATGGCTAAAGGTCGAGATTGCGGCAACCAATGCTTGGAGTGAACTAGGAGAAGTTCCGGCAGCTGATGCAGCCAAAATTGCTAAAAATGCTAGTTTTACTGCGCAGCGTGTTGCAGAACTTGAGCAGGTAACGCATCATGATGTAGTAGCCTTTACCAGAACTGTTTCGGAGAGCCTTGGCCCAGAAAAAAAGTGGGTTCACTTTGGTTTGACCTCAACCGACGTGGTTGATACCGCTCAAGGCTATATCTTGAAGCAAGCTGATGCAATTATTCGGCAGGATTTACTTGCACTAAAAGAAACGATTGCAGCAAAGGCTCTTAAATATAAGGATACTGTTGAGATGGGCCGGACACATGGCGTCCAAGCAGAACCAACTACTTTTGGTTTGAAGCTTGCTCGTTGGTATGCCGAAATTAATCGGGACATTGACCGTTTTGAACATGCGGCTAAAGGTGTTGAATCTGGGAAAATTTCTGGTGCTGTTGGGACTTTTGCCAATGTGCCGCCGGCTGTTGAAGCCAGTGTAATGAAGCAACTGGGCTTAACGCGCCAACCAATTACCAGTCAAATCTTGCCGCGCGACTTGCATGCCGAATATATTGCCACTTTGGCACTGATTGCTACAAGCATTGAAAACTGGGCAACGGAAGTTCGCGGTTTACAACGTTCGGAAATTCATGAAGTTGAAGAACATTTTCGTGCTGGTCAAAAGGGTTCATCGGCGATGCCACACAAGCGTAACCCGATTGGCTCAGAGAACTTATGTGGTATGGCGCGGGTTTTACGTGGTAATATTGTGACGGCCTATGAAGATGTAACTTTATGGCATGAACGGGACATTTCGCATTCAAGTGCTGAGCGGGTAATTTTACCTGATACCACGATCGGGATTGATTACATGCTTGACCGCTTTAACCGGATTTTGACTAACCTAGATGTTTTCCCTGAAACAATGCTTAAGAACATGGACAAGACCTATGGTCTGATTTATTCCCAGCGTCTATTGTTGAAGCTGATTGATGAGGCGGGCTTATCTCGTGAGGCAGCTTATGATATGGTGCAAAAGTTAACGACTAAGTCATGGCAAGATGGTATTTCATTTAGAAAGCTAGTTGAAGATAGTCAAATTATGAATTACTTGTCCGAGGATGATGTGGCTGACGCCTTTGATTACCATTATCATTTGCGTCATGTCGATGAAATCTTCCATCAAGTAGGACTTGAATAA
- a CDS encoding adenylosuccinate synthase: protein MTAVAVVGSQWGDEGKGKITDFLSKDAAYAVRSNGGNNAGHTIEIDGKTFKMRLIPSGIFAADKAAVIGNGVVINPEVLLGELENLEKNGIDTSKLRISNRAHIIMPYNIKQDEYQEEAKGANKIGTTKNGIGPTYMDKASRIGIRVCDLLEKDTFEEKLRANLAEKNALFTKVYGKPALKFEDIFDKYYEYGQKIKKYVTDTSVLVNDALDNQEKVLFEGAQGVMLDIDEGTYPFVTSSNTISGGIASGIGMGANRLHTVIGVCKAYTTRVGAGPFPTELLDATGDRIRDTAHEYGTVTGRPRRVGWFDSVALRHAKRVAGINALSLNLLDIFSGFDTVKIATAYELDGKKIDYYPASLKELYRCKPVYEELPAWQEDITKAKTWSDLPENAQKFLKRVEEIVGIPLVTVSVGPDREQTIVLQNPWEM from the coding sequence ATGACAGCAGTTGCAGTTGTTGGTAGTCAATGGGGCGACGAAGGTAAAGGTAAGATTACTGATTTTTTGAGTAAGGATGCAGCGTATGCAGTCCGCTCAAATGGTGGTAACAATGCCGGTCATACGATTGAAATTGACGGTAAAACATTTAAGATGCGGTTAATTCCTTCCGGTATTTTTGCGGCAGATAAGGCTGCTGTAATCGGCAACGGGGTCGTGATTAATCCCGAAGTTTTACTAGGTGAATTGGAAAATCTGGAAAAGAACGGAATTGATACCAGTAAATTACGAATTTCCAATCGGGCACACATCATTATGCCGTACAACATCAAGCAGGATGAATATCAAGAGGAAGCCAAGGGAGCTAATAAGATCGGTACTACCAAGAATGGTATTGGACCAACTTACATGGATAAAGCTTCTAGAATTGGCATTCGCGTTTGTGATTTACTAGAAAAAGATACATTTGAAGAAAAACTGCGTGCTAATTTAGCAGAAAAGAATGCTTTGTTCACCAAGGTTTATGGTAAGCCAGCACTTAAGTTTGAAGACATTTTTGATAAATATTACGAATATGGCCAAAAGATTAAGAAGTACGTTACGGACACGTCAGTCTTAGTTAACGATGCACTTGATAATCAAGAAAAGGTACTTTTCGAAGGTGCCCAGGGTGTAATGCTCGATATTGATGAAGGAACTTATCCATTTGTCACATCATCTAATACAATTTCTGGCGGAATTGCTAGTGGTATTGGGATGGGCGCCAACCGGTTACATACGGTTATCGGTGTCTGCAAGGCTTATACTACCCGTGTTGGTGCTGGTCCATTCCCAACAGAATTGCTTGACGCAACTGGTGACCGCATTCGCGATACTGCTCATGAATACGGAACAGTCACCGGTCGTCCACGTCGTGTTGGTTGGTTTGATTCTGTTGCTTTGCGTCATGCTAAGCGGGTTGCTGGAATTAATGCTTTAAGTTTGAACCTACTCGACATTTTTAGCGGCTTTGACACTGTTAAGATTGCAACTGCTTATGAATTAGATGGTAAGAAAATTGACTATTATCCAGCTAGTCTGAAGGAACTTTACCGTTGCAAGCCAGTCTATGAAGAATTACCAGCTTGGCAAGAAGACATTACCAAGGCTAAGACTTGGTCAGATTTACCAGAAAATGCCCAAAAATTCTTAAAGCGGGTTGAAGAAATTGTCGGCATTCCGTTAGTTACAGTTTCTGTTGGTCCCGATCGTGAGCAAACGATTGTTTTACAAAATCCATGGGAAATGTAA
- a CDS encoding GMP reductase, whose protein sequence is MSNYFSMEAFDYDDIQLVPNKGIIKSRHDADTSVKFGSRTFKIPVVPANMESVINEDLAVWLAKNGYYYVMHRFQPEKRLDFIKMMHEQGLFASISVGIKDSEYAFIDLLVKENIIPEYITIDVAHGHSVYVIKMIKYIKDKMPDTFLTAGNIATPEAVRELEGAGADATKVGVGPGRACITKLKTGFGTGGWQLAALRMCSKVASKPIIADGGIRHNGDIAKSVRFGATMVMIGSMLAGHQESPGNVIKIDGKTYKQYWGSASEVQKGAYRNVEGKQMLVPFRGPIANTLTEMQEDLQSAISYAGGKNLSSIKLVDYVIVKNTILNGDK, encoded by the coding sequence ATGAGTAACTACTTTAGTATGGAAGCCTTTGACTACGATGACATTCAGCTTGTACCTAACAAAGGAATTATTAAAAGCCGCCATGACGCTGATACTAGCGTTAAGTTTGGAAGCCGAACATTTAAGATACCAGTCGTTCCTGCTAATATGGAAAGTGTAATTAACGAAGATTTAGCCGTTTGGCTTGCTAAAAATGGCTACTACTATGTCATGCACCGCTTTCAACCCGAGAAGCGACTTGACTTCATCAAAATGATGCATGAACAAGGACTTTTTGCCTCAATTTCTGTTGGTATTAAAGATAGTGAGTACGCTTTTATCGATTTGCTCGTTAAAGAAAATATCATCCCCGAATACATTACAATTGATGTCGCTCACGGTCATTCCGTGTACGTCATTAAGATGATTAAGTACATTAAAGATAAAATGCCGGATACATTTTTGACAGCTGGTAACATCGCCACCCCTGAAGCCGTTCGCGAATTAGAAGGTGCTGGCGCTGATGCGACAAAAGTTGGTGTTGGTCCCGGCCGTGCCTGCATTACTAAACTTAAGACCGGTTTTGGTACTGGTGGTTGGCAGCTAGCTGCTCTCAGAATGTGCAGTAAGGTTGCAAGTAAGCCAATCATCGCTGACGGTGGTATTCGCCACAATGGTGATATTGCCAAGTCTGTTCGCTTTGGTGCAACCATGGTAATGATTGGCTCAATGCTGGCTGGCCACCAAGAATCTCCAGGTAACGTGATTAAAATTGATGGCAAGACTTACAAGCAATATTGGGGTTCTGCTTCAGAAGTTCAAAAAGGTGCCTACCGCAACGTTGAAGGTAAACAAATGCTGGTACCATTCCGCGGTCCAATCGCTAACACGTTAACCGAAATGCAGGAAGACTTGCAATCCGCCATTTCTTATGCCGGTGGTAAAAATCTCAGTTCCATTAAGCTGGTTGATTACGTAATCGTTAAAAACACCATCTTAAATGGCGACAAATAG
- a CDS encoding type II toxin-antitoxin system HicB family antitoxin: MSDKQSDLLYYPIVLHHEDEGGYSVEVYDNRHDYTQGEDVEECMYMARDLIQCVYSCHFDKNTASMTLEDVSPDGTKFEDIKVKDKDIKLMVVMSPKELKEDNDYYKQIKKSDLINE; encoded by the coding sequence ATGAGTGATAAACAATCAGATTTACTATACTATCCAATCGTTTTACATCACGAAGATGAAGGTGGATATAGTGTAGAAGTTTATGACAATCGCCATGATTATACACAAGGAGAAGATGTTGAGGAATGCATGTATATGGCACGCGATCTAATTCAATGTGTCTATTCTTGTCATTTTGATAAAAATACAGCTAGTATGACATTAGAAGATGTATCACCTGATGGCACTAAATTTGAAGACATCAAGGTTAAAGACAAAGATATAAAGTTAATGGTTGTCATGTCGCCTAAAGAATTGAAGGAAGACAATGACTACTATAAGCAAATAAAGAAAAGTGACCTAATAAACGAATAA
- a CDS encoding histidine phosphatase family protein encodes MLNVYLVRHGQTETNKTHLLNGSLTNLPLNEVGIKQVEALQANFDTKQIDCIYTSPLLRAYQTAEILNQGQHEILQDDRLKEINFGNWDGKLDKDIYAKYPQAFDELGHLKENYSNYCTGESFQHLKERVMGFWRELVQNHENENILLVTHGFVIRSLTQVAFSFPAASPIGEVKNASVSSFSIDDNSKNIFLNYYNRITPSEFLITR; translated from the coding sequence ATGCTAAACGTATATCTTGTGCGTCATGGGCAAACGGAAACTAATAAAACGCACTTACTTAATGGATCGTTAACTAACTTGCCGTTGAATGAAGTGGGAATTAAACAGGTTGAAGCTTTGCAAGCTAATTTTGATACTAAGCAAATTGACTGCATTTATACTAGTCCGCTACTTCGTGCCTATCAGACTGCAGAAATACTTAATCAGGGGCAGCACGAAATTCTTCAGGATGACCGTTTAAAAGAGATTAATTTTGGTAATTGGGATGGGAAATTAGATAAGGATATTTACGCCAAGTACCCCCAGGCCTTTGACGAACTAGGTCATTTAAAAGAAAATTATAGCAATTACTGCACTGGCGAAAGCTTTCAACATTTAAAAGAGCGTGTGATGGGCTTTTGGCGAGAACTAGTGCAAAATCATGAGAATGAAAATATTTTGTTGGTTACGCATGGCTTTGTCATTCGTTCACTAACCCAAGTTGCATTTTCTTTTCCGGCCGCTTCTCCAATTGGAGAGGTTAAGAATGCAAGTGTTAGCAGCTTTTCTATTGACGATAACAGTAAAAATATTTTTCTAAATTATTATAATCGCATTACGCCAAGTGAATTTTTAATTACTAGGTAA
- a CDS encoding ElyC/SanA/YdcF family protein, translating into MNKEDQIAKLLARAKNYYLYGNSTEKNEKTFFKGVSINGDQDALEAIFKELIQLDPTNFDYQQDLAATLITDNQIEQAVKLLQNILQKAPNNYDALMSYYVYSGIVKGDFSASLLKRLTSLDSKRTAMFMQDFANLEKIRQTKIATEINSYEDGHLFILLGYDLRKDGSIPPILHQRLSLALQLLIKNPHSSVIVTGGIPENGHTEAYLMKNWLINHGVASERIFTESKSINTIENAEFSLRCAHQIAFNKKITLISSVSHLRRVQILFMIASRKINGAEQTMDAVGTPDVPELVNHSSKEEQIVMYRDVLRINGIWLYPNLVR; encoded by the coding sequence ATGAATAAGGAAGACCAGATAGCTAAGCTACTTGCAAGAGCCAAAAACTATTATTTGTACGGCAATTCGACAGAGAAAAATGAGAAAACTTTCTTTAAAGGAGTCAGTATTAATGGCGACCAAGATGCTTTAGAAGCAATTTTTAAAGAATTAATCCAACTCGATCCAACTAATTTTGATTATCAACAAGACCTTGCGGCAACTTTAATTACTGATAATCAGATTGAACAAGCGGTAAAGTTATTGCAAAACATCTTGCAGAAGGCACCGAATAATTACGATGCATTAATGTCATACTATGTCTATTCAGGAATAGTTAAAGGTGACTTTTCCGCTAGTCTTCTTAAGCGATTAACATCTTTGGATAGCAAGCGTACTGCAATGTTTATGCAAGATTTTGCTAATTTAGAAAAAATCCGGCAAACCAAGATAGCTACAGAAATTAACAGCTATGAAGATGGGCACTTGTTTATCCTGCTTGGCTATGATTTGCGAAAAGACGGCAGTATTCCCCCAATATTGCATCAACGTTTGAGTTTGGCATTGCAATTATTAATCAAGAATCCACATTCTTCTGTTATTGTTACTGGTGGTATCCCCGAAAATGGGCATACAGAAGCCTATCTAATGAAAAACTGGTTAATTAATCATGGTGTGGCTTCCGAGCGCATTTTTACAGAAAGTAAATCAATTAATACGATTGAAAATGCTGAATTTTCATTGCGTTGTGCTCATCAGATTGCTTTTAACAAAAAGATAACCTTGATTAGTTCAGTTAGTCATCTTCGCAGAGTCCAAATCTTGTTTATGATTGCTAGCAGAAAGATTAATGGGGCAGAGCAAACGATGGATGCTGTCGGCACACCAGATGTGCCTGAACTAGTAAATCATTCCAGCAAAGAAGAACAGATAGTGATGTATCGCGATGTGCTGCGGATAAATGGTATATGGTTGTACCCGAATTTAGTAAGATAG
- a CDS encoding LacI family DNA-binding transcriptional regulator, translating to MTTIKEIAKLSGCSVSTVSRVINHHPYVSVEKRQRIQAVIQETSYHPNRIAQDLNKKKTHNLGVIVPYLDEPYFEKVTAGICRAAVKHNYKISILPTYYNRKIEMNYFEEFASKLYDGLIVTSKANKISDILPYIKYGSVIFCEKIAFNNISCIYINRSQAFKDLFTYFTQKEISHIGLTSAQNKDKSSSTKLLFHIVKQYFPNFKLNHLVENCATYQDGINAGKYFMNFPQIDGIFANGDEIAAGIIHAYQEKGLQPPLVIGQDNTLISKIMNFPSIDTYPEKYGEEIFQHFIEKKTEHVSIDATFIKR from the coding sequence ATGACAACCATTAAAGAAATAGCTAAACTATCCGGATGTTCTGTTTCAACAGTATCGCGGGTAATCAATCATCATCCCTATGTCTCTGTAGAAAAGCGGCAGCGAATCCAAGCCGTCATTCAAGAAACTTCTTACCATCCTAATCGAATAGCTCAAGACTTAAATAAGAAAAAGACCCATAATTTAGGCGTAATTGTTCCCTATCTTGACGAGCCTTATTTTGAAAAAGTGACGGCCGGGATTTGTCGCGCTGCTGTCAAACATAATTACAAAATATCCATCTTGCCAACTTACTATAATCGTAAAATCGAGATGAATTATTTTGAAGAATTTGCTTCCAAATTATATGATGGCCTGATTGTCACTTCTAAGGCTAATAAAATAAGCGACATTTTGCCTTACATCAAATATGGCTCCGTGATTTTTTGCGAAAAAATTGCTTTTAATAATATTTCTTGTATCTACATTAATCGCAGTCAGGCTTTCAAAGACCTGTTCACGTATTTTACCCAAAAAGAAATTAGCCACATTGGTCTGACGAGTGCGCAAAATAAAGACAAAAGCAGCAGCACTAAACTATTATTTCACATTGTCAAACAATATTTTCCTAACTTTAAACTGAATCATCTTGTTGAAAACTGTGCAACCTACCAAGATGGTATTAATGCAGGGAAGTATTTTATGAACTTTCCGCAAATTGACGGCATCTTCGCCAATGGTGATGAAATTGCGGCTGGAATCATTCACGCTTATCAAGAAAAAGGACTTCAGCCACCGTTAGTCATTGGTCAGGACAATACTCTGATCAGTAAAATTATGAATTTTCCTTCAATTGATACTTATCCAGAAAAATATGGTGAGGAAATATTTCAGCACTTTATTGAGAAAAAAACGGAGCATGTTAGCATTGATGCCACATTCATTAAACGATAA
- a CDS encoding putative holin-like toxin yields MSVYDAISLMLQFGLVLLALLSYINSNNHDK; encoded by the coding sequence ATGAGCGTCTACGATGCAATTTCTTTAATGTTGCAATTTGGTTTAGTGCTGTTGGCACTGTTGTCTTACATCAACAGCAACAACCACGACAAATAA
- a CDS encoding bacteriocin immunity protein has product MSTKKAAANLLNIVNTSLDSNLSIDEYNIILLAKKRLEKQEYLPSIANSMKSSLTPLAIKQQLSPAGRKLYRELLSPEFSDHQLGYGITQIFH; this is encoded by the coding sequence ATGAGCACTAAAAAAGCAGCAGCTAATTTGCTAAATATAGTTAATACTAGTTTGGATAGTAATTTAAGCATTGATGAATATAATATAATTCTACTTGCTAAAAAGCGACTAGAAAAGCAAGAATATTTACCAAGTATTGCTAATAGTATGAAGAGCAGTTTAACGCCACTGGCTATCAAACAACAATTATCGCCAGCTGGGCGCAAATTGTATCGCGAACTGTTATCACCGGAGTTTAGTGATCACCAATTGGGTTATGGCATTACCCAGATTTTTCATTAG
- a CDS encoding BspA family leucine-rich repeat surface protein, with protein MKGILIMNIKFNHNKSLVAIATFTTLLCLNSLQHYPVQASTAPSVNNITVNDNLFGTDGTCKWNYDSSSQTLIYAPETSNATLSSTEILKLNPQFKNVEHIIFTKPVNLASDSHNKFKNLTKLQSIQGLNKVDTSNVTNMQGLFEYDRSLTQLDLSNFNTARVTNMNAMFATMDQLTSLDVSTFDTKNVTNMDYLFEGEPQIKQLDLSNFNTSKVSSMSGMFARDTNLQDIDLRSFNTINVHHMDYMFSDLSKIASLNLANFNTANATDLSYMFLDDTNLASLDLSNFTTKRANKHEDGTLGMLANCGNPDGFILKLGRAKLKQVTFIGNNMTKVTTVGHGTILNPLGKTYSLKQFKKLTSHNNKKSAVYLMFRGARPHLTSLSPVAIDRQLKHNAYFYNKSGSAIPNIKLTSGATIGTYELTTINHRQFYDVGNGLYLAANNFGNHSTGNGHLLVNGHQVNLATLPADTNSPRIAIFKNHGSFKTATLVNKNKHSYYEIDSAHILPAKYLTSK; from the coding sequence ATGAAGGGAATCCTAATCATGAATATCAAGTTCAATCACAACAAGTCATTAGTAGCCATTGCTACATTTACCACTCTGCTTTGCTTAAATAGCTTGCAGCATTATCCAGTGCAAGCTAGCACTGCACCTAGCGTTAACAATATTACAGTGAACGATAATTTATTCGGCACAGATGGAACTTGTAAATGGAACTATGATTCTAGTTCGCAAACATTGATATATGCTCCCGAAACTTCTAACGCAACTTTGTCATCAACCGAAATTCTTAAACTCAATCCCCAGTTCAAAAATGTTGAACACATTATTTTCACTAAGCCAGTTAACTTGGCCTCGGATTCACATAATAAATTTAAAAATTTAACCAAACTCCAAAGTATTCAGGGGCTAAATAAAGTTGACACTAGTAACGTCACTAATATGCAGGGACTATTTGAATATGACCGCTCGCTGACTCAGCTTGATCTGAGTAATTTCAACACTGCTCGAGTAACAAATATGAATGCAATGTTTGCTACCATGGACCAGCTAACTTCCTTAGATGTCAGTACTTTCGACACCAAAAATGTCACTAATATGGATTACTTATTCGAAGGCGAACCTCAGATTAAGCAGTTAGATTTGAGTAACTTTAATACAAGCAAGGTTAGTTCAATGAGCGGCATGTTTGCGCGTGACACTAACTTGCAAGACATTGATTTACGCAGTTTTAACACAATTAATGTTCATCATATGGATTACATGTTTAGTGATTTGTCCAAAATTGCTTCATTAAATTTGGCTAATTTTAATACCGCTAATGCCACTGACCTAAGTTACATGTTCCTTGACGACACTAATTTGGCTAGTTTAGATTTAAGTAATTTCACTACTAAGCGCGCAAACAAGCACGAAGACGGAACCCTCGGCATGCTTGCAAATTGTGGCAATCCTGATGGCTTCATTTTGAAATTAGGCCGAGCAAAACTTAAACAAGTTACATTTATCGGTAATAACATGACTAAAGTTACGACAGTTGGCCACGGCACCATTCTTAATCCTCTGGGAAAAACTTACTCTCTGAAGCAATTCAAAAAATTAACTAGTCACAACAATAAAAAATCTGCAGTTTATCTAATGTTTCGTGGAGCTAGACCACACCTAACAAGCCTTTCGCCCGTAGCAATTGATCGCCAACTTAAGCATAATGCATATTTTTACAATAAGTCAGGCTCTGCTATCCCTAACATCAAACTTACAAGCGGTGCAACAATTGGAACTTATGAGCTAACGACAATTAATCACCGACAATTTTATGATGTTGGCAATGGCCTTTACCTTGCCGCCAATAACTTTGGTAATCATTCAACAGGCAACGGTCACTTGCTGGTTAACGGTCACCAAGTTAATCTAGCAACACTTCCAGCAGATACTAATTCACCAAGAATTGCCATCTTCAAAAATCATGGTTCATTTAAGACGGCAACGCTGGTTAACAAAAATAAGCACAGTTATTATGAGATTGATAGCGCGCATATATTACCCGCTAAATATTTAACATCTAAATAG